One region of Drosophila kikkawai strain 14028-0561.14 chromosome 2R, DkikHiC1v2, whole genome shotgun sequence genomic DNA includes:
- the Rcd1 gene encoding KAT8 regulatory NSL complex subunit 3 isoform X7: protein MMKQIAGKSGSKPQSPEVSAAGSSSIITYSPSKFLTRVGPGDNTHTTHSHTHTSASAAGATATGATATASVTTKTNKNPAGGGFASYFVVKAGSLGSAASMTGSIKVSSPPKAGSATKSPTLVITSSSTPTESSSTISAPSESSFGEKMEHSYIRDPVTRNEVNNGLAPARNILVRHPPQCPSCHTYPQHEDLTETQQVHVPPYDDIAAKEAMNECARIAKYVKNNNADEQDWVARVNQFGWTPMQQMLFEKVSSILDQDQLARLANDKRQHEAIHRRVSVDKSASRLRKALAGVSWEPRITQWLHSLLMEHLSPSYMASYLDMLQTLKTKLPTLVDKMLFSRPLNHTQELLAPVMKKRWEPNILPKGRQLSHNAIIVVLPTMPTSSVVTDRMQKWYQALATITQVVQITLPNSNNRIGNQNLDQVAETIVSLTRVRIHELRTDNPSRGIILVGFNAGAALALQVALSESVACVVCMGFAYNTIRGPRGMPDDRMLDIKAPILFVIGQNSARTSQEEMEGLRERMQSESSLVVVGSADDALRVPKSKRRIEGVTQAMVDYMVVEEVFDFVSRTLNNPPGPRMPTSLMHQPGYQRQVKQLTHVLADGNANKAVQQMRKRKLNDGQEDLAGQPVKTKIVAHNEGEGYEDAAAATGTLAGSSGAFLPKVMKPGGVISKQLPQVNLAVGTKIKMIPSSQFVQIKSLPPQSKLINYKPTSGATNTSTGNMGGIVKTLPGSSSSSGGQQIYTLKAPMGQTTQFTTAGPSSSSTSSSSTAGGQQKYTVFKNANGMTMLQLTKPATATSSSSSSGNVDLANIIDMPIVFADNEGIISDQQQQQQPVEKEIKPAPIRSANKPLIISQKIIKEANKPPGIVTSSSGTTTTTKPGGGNIVLNKGMHQLFTTTTTSSPTVGGQNKVLYINRNTMKPMGNMVTTGAHRVPIRILSNPKTGAVTSSSPLVVDPATGSLVPGVKAVNVQTIKPTASAIRQVGSTTKAYSQFQVINPGTPVTSTAVSGDGKAPIRNVYFKSAAGLKQVPVQMLGNRLPSSSVSAQPGGAGGMRRVVNIGTVSKLATGPTGPDSKVIKLQPTMATAATKVEATTPATPTQIKK, encoded by the exons ATGATGAAACAAATAGCCGGGAAAAGCGGCAGCAAGCCGCAGTCTCCGGAGGTTTCCGCCGCCGGGTCCTCCTCCATAATCACCTACAGCCCGAGCAAATTCCTCACGCGCGTTGGCCCAGGCgacaacacacacaccacacacagcCACACTCACACCAGTGCAAGCGCAGCAGGGGCGACGGCAACGGGAGCGACTGCGACGGCAAGcgtaacaacaaaaacaaataaaaatcctGCTGGCGGAGGTTTCGCGTCGTATTTTGTGGTAAAGGCCGGCTCCCTGGGCAGCGCTGCCTCCATGACGGGCTCGATCAAAGTCAGCAGTCCGCCAAAGGCTGGGTCCGCGACCAAGTCGCCCACGCTGGTCATCACATCGTCGTCCACGCCGACAGAGAGT TCCAGCACCATTTCGGCGCCCAGTGAATCGTCGTTTGGGGAGAAAATGGAGCACAGCTATATCCGTGATCCAGTTACACGCAACGAAGTTAATAATGGCCTTGCACCCGCAAGGAACATACTAGTCCGCCATCCTCCGCAGTGTCCCAGTTGCCACACATATCCGCAACACGAGGATCTGACGGAGACGCAGCAGGTCCATGTGCCGCCCTACGACGACATAGCCGCCAAGGAGGCAATGAACGAATGCGCTCGCATTGCCAAATACGTGAAGAACAACAATGCCGATGAGCAGGATTGGGTGGCGCGAGTCAATCA ATTTGGTTGGACACCCATGCAGCAGATGCTATTCGAGAAGGTGAGCTCCATTCTTGACCAGGATCAGCTGGCGCGTTTGGCCAACGACAAGCGCCAGCATGAAGCTATTCATCGCCGAGTGAGCGTTGATAAGTCCGCCTCCCGTCTGCGCAAGGCTCTAGCTGGCGTTTCCTGGGAGCCCCGCATCACCCAGTGGCTGCACTCGCTGCTCATGGAGCATCTGTCGCCCTCGTACATGGCCTCCTACCTAGACATGTTGCAGACGCTTAAAACTAAGCTGCCTACGCTGGTGGATAAGATGCTATTCAGTCGTCCGCTTAATCATACCCAGGAACTGTTGGCTCCGGTGATGAAAAAACGCTGGGAACCAAATATATTGCCCAAGGGGCGTCAGCTATCGCACAACGCTATTATAGTGGTGCTGCCAACCATGCCCACCAGTAGCGTTGTCACGGATCGCATGCAGAAGTGGTATCAGGCTTTGGCCACCATCACACAGGTCGTGCAGATTACTCTGCCCAATTCGA ACAACAGAATTGGTAATCAAAACCTTGATCAGGTGGCCGAAACCATTGTGTCCTTGACACGCGTCAGAATTCATGAATTGCGCACTGATAATCCTAGCCGTGGCATTATCCTTGTCGGCTTTAATGCAGGAGCAGCTTTGGCTTTGCAGGTTGCCCTGTCGGAGAGTGTGGCCTGTGTGGTTTGCATGGGCTTTGCCTACAACACCATACGCGGTCCTCGCGGAATGCCGGATGACCGAATGCTGGACATTAAGGCGCCCATACTGTTTGTCATTGGCCAGAACTCTGCCCGCACCAGTCAGGAGGAGATGGAGGGGCTGCGCGAGCGCATGCAATCTGAGTCCtcgttggtggtggtgggcaGTGCAGATGATGCGTTGAGGGTGCCTAAGAGCAAGCGGCGCATCGAGGGCGTTACACAGGCCATGGTGGACTACATGGTGGTT GAGGAGGTCTTCGATTTTGTTAGTAGGACCTTGAACAATCCGCCAGGACCTCGGATGCCCACATCTCTAATGCATCAGCCGGGTTACCAGCGTCAGGTAAAGCAATTAACCCACGTCCTGGCCGATGGCAATGCCAACAAGGCGGTGCAGCAGATGCGCAAAAGAAAGCTCAATGATGGCCAGGAGGATCTGGCGGGTCAGCCGGTTAAGACCAAGATTGTGGCGCACA ATGAGGGCGAGGGCTACGaggatgcagcagcagcaacaggaacTTTAGCAGGATCCAGTGGAGCTTTTCTACCAAAGGTTATGAAACCAGGTGGCGTGATATCCAAACAGCTGCCGCAGGTCAATCTGGCAGTTGGCACCAAAATCAAGATGATACCCTCCAGCCAGTTTGTCCAAATCAAATCCCTGCCGCCGCAGAGCAAGCTCATCAACTACAAGCCAACAAGTGGAGCAACCAACACTTCAACCGGCAACATGGGAGGCATTGTAAAGACTCTACCGggctcatcatcatcatctggtGGCCAGCAGATCTATACACTAAAAGCGCCGATGGGACAAACGACACAGTTTACAACAGCAGGTCCTTCTAGCTCTTCGACTTCCTCATCATCTACAGCTGGGGGACAGCAGAAGTACACGGTTTTCAAGAATGCCAACGGCATGACCATGCTGCAACTCACCAAGCCCGCTACGgccacaagcagcagcagctcctcggGTAATGTGGATCTTGCCAACATCATAGACATGCCCATTGTATTTGCCGACAACGAAGGCATCATCTcagatcagcagcagcagcaacagccggtggaaaaggaaataaaaccAG CTCCCATCAGAAGCGCCAATAAACCACTTATCATCAGTCAAAAAATCATCAAGGAGGCCAACAAACCGCCTGGAATtgtcaccagcagcagcggcaccaccaccaccaccaagcCAGGCGGAGGCAACATTGTGCTCAACAAGGGCATGCATCAGTTAtttaccaccaccaccacctcatCGCCAACAGTGGGTGGCCAGAATAAGGTGCTGTACATCAATCGCAACACCATGAAACCCATGGGAAATATGGTCACGACTGGCGCCCATCGCGTGCCCATACGGATTTTGAGTAACCCAAAAACGGGAGCAGTGACTTCGAGTAGTCCTCTGGTGGTGGATCCTGCCACAGGATCTTTAGTGCCCGGCGTTAAGGCCGTCAATGTGCAGACCATTAAGCCCACAGCTTCTGCTATACGCCAGGTGGGCTCCACCACCAAGGCCTATTCCCAGTTCCAAGTGATAAACCCTGGCACACCGGTCACGTCCACTGCTGTTTCTGGCGATGGCAAGGCTCCGATAAGGAATGTATACTTTAAATCCGCTGCCGGACTCAAGCAGGTGCCAGTACAGATGCTTGGAAATCGCTTGCCGTCATCATCAGTTTCTGCTCAGCCAGGAGGAGCTGGTGGTATGCGCCGAGTGGTCAACATTGGCACCGTTTCCAAGCTGGCCACGGGACCAACTGGCCCGGACTCCAAGGTCATCAAACTGCAGCCCACAATGGCGACAGCGGCGACGAAAGTGGAGGCGACAACACCAGCTACTCCAACGCAGATCAAGAAGTAG
- the Rcd1 gene encoding KAT8 regulatory NSL complex subunit 3 isoform X4: MMKQIAGKSGSKPQSPEVSAAGSSSIITYSPSKFLTRVGPGDNTHTTHSHTHTSASAAGATATGATATASVTTKTNKNPAGGGFASYFVVKAGSLGSAASMTGSIKVSSPPKAGSATKSPTLVITSSSTPTESSSTISAPSESSFGEKMEHSYIRDPVTRNEVNNGLAPARNILVRHPPQCPSCHTYPQHEDLTETQQVHVPPYDDIAAKEAMNECARIAKYVKNNNADEQDWVARVNQFGWTPMQQMLFEKVSSILDQDQLARLANDKRQHEAIHRRVSVDKSASRLRKALAGVSWEPRITQWLHSLLMEHLSPSYMASYLDMLQTLKTKLPTLVDKMLFSRPLNHTQELLAPVMKKRWEPNILPKGRQLSHNAIIVVLPTMPTSSVVTDRMQKWYQALATITQVVQITLPNSNNRIGNQNLDQVAETIVSLTRVRIHELRTDNPSRGIILVGFNAGAALALQVALSESVACVVCMGFAYNTIRGPRGMPDDRMLDIKAPILFVIGQNSARTSQEEMEGLRERMQSESSLVVVGSADDALRVPKSKRRIEGVTQAMVDYMVVEEVFDFVSRTLNNPPGPRMPTSLMHQPGYQRQVKQLTHVLADGNANKAVQQMRKRKLNDGQEDLAGQPVKTKIVAHIGRPRTRPLAKVGGSVANQKEAPHQDKSNLSSEELNQSIEFILDEGEGYEDAAAATGTLAGSSGAFLPKVMKPGGVISKQLPQVNLAVGTKIKMIPSSQFVQIKSLPPQSKLINYKPTSGATNTSTGNMGGIVKTLPGSSSSSGGQQIYTLKAPMGQTTQFTTAGPSSSSTSSSSTAGGQQKYTVFKNANGMTMLQLTKPATATSSSSSSGNVDLANIIDMPIVFADNEGIISDQQQQQQPVEKEIKPAPIRSANKPLIISQKIIKEANKPPGIVTSSSGTTTTTKPGGGNIVLNKGMHQLFTTTTTSSPTVGGQNKVLYINRNTMKPMGNMVTTGAHRVPIRILSNPKTGAVTSSSPLVVDPATGSLVPGVKAVNVQTIKPTASAIRQVGSTTKAYSQFQVINPGTPVTSTAVSGDGKAPIRNVYFKSAAGLKQVPVQMLGNRLPSSSVSAQPGGAGGMRRVVNIGTVSKLATGPTGPDSKVIKLQPTMATAATKVEATTPATPTQIKK, translated from the exons ATGATGAAACAAATAGCCGGGAAAAGCGGCAGCAAGCCGCAGTCTCCGGAGGTTTCCGCCGCCGGGTCCTCCTCCATAATCACCTACAGCCCGAGCAAATTCCTCACGCGCGTTGGCCCAGGCgacaacacacacaccacacacagcCACACTCACACCAGTGCAAGCGCAGCAGGGGCGACGGCAACGGGAGCGACTGCGACGGCAAGcgtaacaacaaaaacaaataaaaatcctGCTGGCGGAGGTTTCGCGTCGTATTTTGTGGTAAAGGCCGGCTCCCTGGGCAGCGCTGCCTCCATGACGGGCTCGATCAAAGTCAGCAGTCCGCCAAAGGCTGGGTCCGCGACCAAGTCGCCCACGCTGGTCATCACATCGTCGTCCACGCCGACAGAGAGT TCCAGCACCATTTCGGCGCCCAGTGAATCGTCGTTTGGGGAGAAAATGGAGCACAGCTATATCCGTGATCCAGTTACACGCAACGAAGTTAATAATGGCCTTGCACCCGCAAGGAACATACTAGTCCGCCATCCTCCGCAGTGTCCCAGTTGCCACACATATCCGCAACACGAGGATCTGACGGAGACGCAGCAGGTCCATGTGCCGCCCTACGACGACATAGCCGCCAAGGAGGCAATGAACGAATGCGCTCGCATTGCCAAATACGTGAAGAACAACAATGCCGATGAGCAGGATTGGGTGGCGCGAGTCAATCA ATTTGGTTGGACACCCATGCAGCAGATGCTATTCGAGAAGGTGAGCTCCATTCTTGACCAGGATCAGCTGGCGCGTTTGGCCAACGACAAGCGCCAGCATGAAGCTATTCATCGCCGAGTGAGCGTTGATAAGTCCGCCTCCCGTCTGCGCAAGGCTCTAGCTGGCGTTTCCTGGGAGCCCCGCATCACCCAGTGGCTGCACTCGCTGCTCATGGAGCATCTGTCGCCCTCGTACATGGCCTCCTACCTAGACATGTTGCAGACGCTTAAAACTAAGCTGCCTACGCTGGTGGATAAGATGCTATTCAGTCGTCCGCTTAATCATACCCAGGAACTGTTGGCTCCGGTGATGAAAAAACGCTGGGAACCAAATATATTGCCCAAGGGGCGTCAGCTATCGCACAACGCTATTATAGTGGTGCTGCCAACCATGCCCACCAGTAGCGTTGTCACGGATCGCATGCAGAAGTGGTATCAGGCTTTGGCCACCATCACACAGGTCGTGCAGATTACTCTGCCCAATTCGA ACAACAGAATTGGTAATCAAAACCTTGATCAGGTGGCCGAAACCATTGTGTCCTTGACACGCGTCAGAATTCATGAATTGCGCACTGATAATCCTAGCCGTGGCATTATCCTTGTCGGCTTTAATGCAGGAGCAGCTTTGGCTTTGCAGGTTGCCCTGTCGGAGAGTGTGGCCTGTGTGGTTTGCATGGGCTTTGCCTACAACACCATACGCGGTCCTCGCGGAATGCCGGATGACCGAATGCTGGACATTAAGGCGCCCATACTGTTTGTCATTGGCCAGAACTCTGCCCGCACCAGTCAGGAGGAGATGGAGGGGCTGCGCGAGCGCATGCAATCTGAGTCCtcgttggtggtggtgggcaGTGCAGATGATGCGTTGAGGGTGCCTAAGAGCAAGCGGCGCATCGAGGGCGTTACACAGGCCATGGTGGACTACATGGTGGTT GAGGAGGTCTTCGATTTTGTTAGTAGGACCTTGAACAATCCGCCAGGACCTCGGATGCCCACATCTCTAATGCATCAGCCGGGTTACCAGCGTCAGGTAAAGCAATTAACCCACGTCCTGGCCGATGGCAATGCCAACAAGGCGGTGCAGCAGATGCGCAAAAGAAAGCTCAATGATGGCCAGGAGGATCTGGCGGGTCAGCCGGTTAAGACCAAGATTGTGGCGCACA TTGGAAGACCCCGAACAAGACCCCTGGCAAAAGTTGGTGGCTCGGTGGCTAACCAAAAAGAAGCACCTCATCAAGACAAGTCAAATTTGAGCAGCGAAGAACTTAACCAATCCATTGAATTCATACTAGATGAGGGCGAGGGCTACGaggatgcagcagcagcaacaggaacTTTAGCAGGATCCAGTGGAGCTTTTCTACCAAAGGTTATGAAACCAGGTGGCGTGATATCCAAACAGCTGCCGCAGGTCAATCTGGCAGTTGGCACCAAAATCAAGATGATACCCTCCAGCCAGTTTGTCCAAATCAAATCCCTGCCGCCGCAGAGCAAGCTCATCAACTACAAGCCAACAAGTGGAGCAACCAACACTTCAACCGGCAACATGGGAGGCATTGTAAAGACTCTACCGggctcatcatcatcatctggtGGCCAGCAGATCTATACACTAAAAGCGCCGATGGGACAAACGACACAGTTTACAACAGCAGGTCCTTCTAGCTCTTCGACTTCCTCATCATCTACAGCTGGGGGACAGCAGAAGTACACGGTTTTCAAGAATGCCAACGGCATGACCATGCTGCAACTCACCAAGCCCGCTACGgccacaagcagcagcagctcctcggGTAATGTGGATCTTGCCAACATCATAGACATGCCCATTGTATTTGCCGACAACGAAGGCATCATCTcagatcagcagcagcagcaacagccggtggaaaaggaaataaaaccAG CTCCCATCAGAAGCGCCAATAAACCACTTATCATCAGTCAAAAAATCATCAAGGAGGCCAACAAACCGCCTGGAATtgtcaccagcagcagcggcaccaccaccaccaccaagcCAGGCGGAGGCAACATTGTGCTCAACAAGGGCATGCATCAGTTAtttaccaccaccaccacctcatCGCCAACAGTGGGTGGCCAGAATAAGGTGCTGTACATCAATCGCAACACCATGAAACCCATGGGAAATATGGTCACGACTGGCGCCCATCGCGTGCCCATACGGATTTTGAGTAACCCAAAAACGGGAGCAGTGACTTCGAGTAGTCCTCTGGTGGTGGATCCTGCCACAGGATCTTTAGTGCCCGGCGTTAAGGCCGTCAATGTGCAGACCATTAAGCCCACAGCTTCTGCTATACGCCAGGTGGGCTCCACCACCAAGGCCTATTCCCAGTTCCAAGTGATAAACCCTGGCACACCGGTCACGTCCACTGCTGTTTCTGGCGATGGCAAGGCTCCGATAAGGAATGTATACTTTAAATCCGCTGCCGGACTCAAGCAGGTGCCAGTACAGATGCTTGGAAATCGCTTGCCGTCATCATCAGTTTCTGCTCAGCCAGGAGGAGCTGGTGGTATGCGCCGAGTGGTCAACATTGGCACCGTTTCCAAGCTGGCCACGGGACCAACTGGCCCGGACTCCAAGGTCATCAAACTGCAGCCCACAATGGCGACAGCGGCGACGAAAGTGGAGGCGACAACACCAGCTACTCCAACGCAGATCAAGAAGTAG
- the Rcd1 gene encoding KAT8 regulatory NSL complex subunit 3 isoform X3 — protein MMKQIAGKSGSKPQSPEVSAAGSSSIITYSPSKFLTRVGPGDNTHTTHSHTHTSASAAGATATGATATASVTTKTNKNPAGGGFASYFVVKAGSLGSAASMTGSIKVSSPPKAGSATKSPTLVITSSSTPTESSSTISAPSESSFGEKMEHSYIRDPVTRNEVNNGLAPARNILVRHPPQCPSCHTYPQHEDLTETQQVHVPPYDDIAAKEAMNECARIAKYVKNNNADEQDWVARVNQFGWTPMQQMLFEKVSSILDQDQLARLANDKRQHEAIHRRVSVDKSASRLRKALAGVSWEPRITQWLHSLLMEHLSPSYMASYLDMLQTLKTKLPTLVDKMLFSRPLNHTQELLAPVMKKRWEPNILPKGRQLSHNAIIVVLPTMPTSSVVTDRMQKWYQALATITQVVQITLPNSNNRIGNQNLDQVAETIVSLTRVRIHELRTDNPSRGIILVGFNAGAALALQVALSESVACVVCMGFAYNTIRGPRGMPDDRMLDIKAPILFVIGQNSARTSQEEMEGLRERMQSESSLVVVGSADDALRVPKSKRRIEGVTQAMVDYMVVEEVFDFVSRTLNNPPGPRMPTSLMHQPGYQRQVKQLTHVLADGNANKAVQQMRKRKLNDGQEDLAGQPVKTKIVAHNRPHKPKPPRLIDPFAVKRKVGRPRTRPLAKVGGSVANQKEAPHQDKSNLSSEELNQSIEFILDEGEGYEDAAAATGTLAGSSGAFLPKVMKPGGVISKQLPQVNLAVGTKIKMIPSSQFVQIKSLPPQSKLINYKPTSGATNTSTGNMGGIVKTLPGSSSSSGGQQIYTLKAPMGQTTQFTTAGPSSSSTSSSSTAGGQQKYTVFKNANGMTMLQLTKPATATSSSSSSGNVDLANIIDMPIVFADNEGIISDQQQQQQPVEKEIKPAPIRSANKPLIISQKIIKEANKPPGIVTSSSGTTTTTKPGGGNIVLNKGMHQLFTTTTTSSPTVGGQNKVLYINRNTMKPMGNMVTTGAHRVPIRILSNPKTGAVTSSSPLVVDPATGSLVPGVKAVNVQTIKPTASAIRQVGSTTKAYSQFQVINPGTPVTSTAVSGDGKAPIRNVYFKSAAGLKQVPVQMLGNRLPSSSVSAQPGGAGGMRRVVNIGTVSKLATGPTGPDSKVIKLQPTMATAATKVEATTPATPTQIKK, from the exons ATGATGAAACAAATAGCCGGGAAAAGCGGCAGCAAGCCGCAGTCTCCGGAGGTTTCCGCCGCCGGGTCCTCCTCCATAATCACCTACAGCCCGAGCAAATTCCTCACGCGCGTTGGCCCAGGCgacaacacacacaccacacacagcCACACTCACACCAGTGCAAGCGCAGCAGGGGCGACGGCAACGGGAGCGACTGCGACGGCAAGcgtaacaacaaaaacaaataaaaatcctGCTGGCGGAGGTTTCGCGTCGTATTTTGTGGTAAAGGCCGGCTCCCTGGGCAGCGCTGCCTCCATGACGGGCTCGATCAAAGTCAGCAGTCCGCCAAAGGCTGGGTCCGCGACCAAGTCGCCCACGCTGGTCATCACATCGTCGTCCACGCCGACAGAGAGT TCCAGCACCATTTCGGCGCCCAGTGAATCGTCGTTTGGGGAGAAAATGGAGCACAGCTATATCCGTGATCCAGTTACACGCAACGAAGTTAATAATGGCCTTGCACCCGCAAGGAACATACTAGTCCGCCATCCTCCGCAGTGTCCCAGTTGCCACACATATCCGCAACACGAGGATCTGACGGAGACGCAGCAGGTCCATGTGCCGCCCTACGACGACATAGCCGCCAAGGAGGCAATGAACGAATGCGCTCGCATTGCCAAATACGTGAAGAACAACAATGCCGATGAGCAGGATTGGGTGGCGCGAGTCAATCA ATTTGGTTGGACACCCATGCAGCAGATGCTATTCGAGAAGGTGAGCTCCATTCTTGACCAGGATCAGCTGGCGCGTTTGGCCAACGACAAGCGCCAGCATGAAGCTATTCATCGCCGAGTGAGCGTTGATAAGTCCGCCTCCCGTCTGCGCAAGGCTCTAGCTGGCGTTTCCTGGGAGCCCCGCATCACCCAGTGGCTGCACTCGCTGCTCATGGAGCATCTGTCGCCCTCGTACATGGCCTCCTACCTAGACATGTTGCAGACGCTTAAAACTAAGCTGCCTACGCTGGTGGATAAGATGCTATTCAGTCGTCCGCTTAATCATACCCAGGAACTGTTGGCTCCGGTGATGAAAAAACGCTGGGAACCAAATATATTGCCCAAGGGGCGTCAGCTATCGCACAACGCTATTATAGTGGTGCTGCCAACCATGCCCACCAGTAGCGTTGTCACGGATCGCATGCAGAAGTGGTATCAGGCTTTGGCCACCATCACACAGGTCGTGCAGATTACTCTGCCCAATTCGA ACAACAGAATTGGTAATCAAAACCTTGATCAGGTGGCCGAAACCATTGTGTCCTTGACACGCGTCAGAATTCATGAATTGCGCACTGATAATCCTAGCCGTGGCATTATCCTTGTCGGCTTTAATGCAGGAGCAGCTTTGGCTTTGCAGGTTGCCCTGTCGGAGAGTGTGGCCTGTGTGGTTTGCATGGGCTTTGCCTACAACACCATACGCGGTCCTCGCGGAATGCCGGATGACCGAATGCTGGACATTAAGGCGCCCATACTGTTTGTCATTGGCCAGAACTCTGCCCGCACCAGTCAGGAGGAGATGGAGGGGCTGCGCGAGCGCATGCAATCTGAGTCCtcgttggtggtggtgggcaGTGCAGATGATGCGTTGAGGGTGCCTAAGAGCAAGCGGCGCATCGAGGGCGTTACACAGGCCATGGTGGACTACATGGTGGTT GAGGAGGTCTTCGATTTTGTTAGTAGGACCTTGAACAATCCGCCAGGACCTCGGATGCCCACATCTCTAATGCATCAGCCGGGTTACCAGCGTCAGGTAAAGCAATTAACCCACGTCCTGGCCGATGGCAATGCCAACAAGGCGGTGCAGCAGATGCGCAAAAGAAAGCTCAATGATGGCCAGGAGGATCTGGCGGGTCAGCCGGTTAAGACCAAGATTGTGGCGCACA ATCGCCCTCACAAGCCGAAGCCACCTCGACTCATTGATCCGTTTGCTGTCAAGCGAAAGG TTGGAAGACCCCGAACAAGACCCCTGGCAAAAGTTGGTGGCTCGGTGGCTAACCAAAAAGAAGCACCTCATCAAGACAAGTCAAATTTGAGCAGCGAAGAACTTAACCAATCCATTGAATTCATACTAGATGAGGGCGAGGGCTACGaggatgcagcagcagcaacaggaacTTTAGCAGGATCCAGTGGAGCTTTTCTACCAAAGGTTATGAAACCAGGTGGCGTGATATCCAAACAGCTGCCGCAGGTCAATCTGGCAGTTGGCACCAAAATCAAGATGATACCCTCCAGCCAGTTTGTCCAAATCAAATCCCTGCCGCCGCAGAGCAAGCTCATCAACTACAAGCCAACAAGTGGAGCAACCAACACTTCAACCGGCAACATGGGAGGCATTGTAAAGACTCTACCGggctcatcatcatcatctggtGGCCAGCAGATCTATACACTAAAAGCGCCGATGGGACAAACGACACAGTTTACAACAGCAGGTCCTTCTAGCTCTTCGACTTCCTCATCATCTACAGCTGGGGGACAGCAGAAGTACACGGTTTTCAAGAATGCCAACGGCATGACCATGCTGCAACTCACCAAGCCCGCTACGgccacaagcagcagcagctcctcggGTAATGTGGATCTTGCCAACATCATAGACATGCCCATTGTATTTGCCGACAACGAAGGCATCATCTcagatcagcagcagcagcaacagccggtggaaaaggaaataaaaccAG CTCCCATCAGAAGCGCCAATAAACCACTTATCATCAGTCAAAAAATCATCAAGGAGGCCAACAAACCGCCTGGAATtgtcaccagcagcagcggcaccaccaccaccaccaagcCAGGCGGAGGCAACATTGTGCTCAACAAGGGCATGCATCAGTTAtttaccaccaccaccacctcatCGCCAACAGTGGGTGGCCAGAATAAGGTGCTGTACATCAATCGCAACACCATGAAACCCATGGGAAATATGGTCACGACTGGCGCCCATCGCGTGCCCATACGGATTTTGAGTAACCCAAAAACGGGAGCAGTGACTTCGAGTAGTCCTCTGGTGGTGGATCCTGCCACAGGATCTTTAGTGCCCGGCGTTAAGGCCGTCAATGTGCAGACCATTAAGCCCACAGCTTCTGCTATACGCCAGGTGGGCTCCACCACCAAGGCCTATTCCCAGTTCCAAGTGATAAACCCTGGCACACCGGTCACGTCCACTGCTGTTTCTGGCGATGGCAAGGCTCCGATAAGGAATGTATACTTTAAATCCGCTGCCGGACTCAAGCAGGTGCCAGTACAGATGCTTGGAAATCGCTTGCCGTCATCATCAGTTTCTGCTCAGCCAGGAGGAGCTGGTGGTATGCGCCGAGTGGTCAACATTGGCACCGTTTCCAAGCTGGCCACGGGACCAACTGGCCCGGACTCCAAGGTCATCAAACTGCAGCCCACAATGGCGACAGCGGCGACGAAAGTGGAGGCGACAACACCAGCTACTCCAACGCAGATCAAGAAGTAG